A single window of Streptomyces griseoviridis DNA harbors:
- the thrC gene encoding threonine synthase, translated as MTHQWRGIIEEYRDRLPVSDSTPVVTLREGGTPLVPAQVLSERTGCEVHLKVEGANPTGSFKDRGMTMAITRAKEEGAKAVICASTGNTSASAAAYAVRAQMVCAVLVPQGKIALGKMGQALVHGAKILQVDGNFDDCLTLARSLSDNYPVALVNSVNPVRIEGQKTAAFEIVDMLGDAPDIHVLPVGNAGNITAYWKGYREYAADGVATKTPRMWGYQASGSAPLVRGEIVKDPSTIATAIRIGNPASWQYALAARDESGGHIDEVTDREILRAYRLLAAQEGVFVEPASAASVAGLLKAAEQGKVDPGQRIVCTVTGNGLKDPDWAVAGAPQPVTVPVDAATAAERLGLG; from the coding sequence ATGACCCACCAGTGGCGCGGAATCATCGAGGAGTACCGGGACCGGCTGCCCGTCTCCGACAGCACGCCGGTCGTGACGCTCCGCGAGGGCGGTACGCCGCTCGTGCCCGCGCAGGTGCTCTCCGAGCGCACCGGCTGCGAGGTCCACCTCAAGGTGGAGGGCGCCAACCCGACCGGCTCCTTCAAGGACCGCGGGATGACGATGGCCATCACCCGGGCCAAGGAGGAGGGCGCGAAGGCCGTCATCTGCGCCTCCACCGGCAACACGTCGGCGAGCGCCGCCGCGTACGCGGTGCGGGCCCAGATGGTCTGCGCGGTGCTCGTCCCGCAGGGCAAGATCGCGCTCGGCAAGATGGGCCAGGCCCTCGTGCACGGCGCGAAGATCCTCCAGGTCGACGGCAACTTCGACGACTGCCTCACGCTGGCCCGCTCGCTCAGCGACAACTACCCGGTGGCGCTGGTCAATTCGGTGAACCCGGTGCGCATCGAGGGGCAGAAGACGGCGGCCTTCGAGATCGTCGACATGCTCGGTGACGCCCCCGACATCCACGTCCTGCCGGTCGGCAACGCGGGCAACATCACCGCCTACTGGAAGGGCTACCGGGAGTACGCGGCCGACGGTGTCGCGACCAAGACCCCCCGGATGTGGGGCTACCAGGCCAGCGGCAGCGCCCCGCTCGTGCGCGGCGAGATCGTCAAGGACCCCTCGACGATCGCCACCGCGATCCGCATCGGCAACCCCGCCTCCTGGCAGTACGCGCTGGCCGCGCGGGACGAGTCGGGCGGCCACATCGACGAGGTGACGGACCGTGAGATCCTGCGCGCCTACCGGCTGTTGGCCGCGCAGGAGGGCGTCTTCGTGGAGCCCGCGTCGGCCGCGTCGGTCGCCGGTCTGCTGAAGGCCGCCGAGCAGGGCAAGGTCGACCCGGGCCAGCGCATCGTCTGCACCGTGACCGGCAACGGCCTCAAGGACCCCGACTGGGCCGTGGCCGGCGCCCCGCAGCCGGTGACCGTCCCGGTCGACGCGGCGACGGCGGCCGAGCGCCTCGGTCTGGGCTGA
- the thrB gene encoding homoserine kinase: MAGPAFRAAAVRVRTPATSANLGPGFDALGLSLGLYDDVVVRVADSGLHIDIAGEGGATLPRDENHLLVRSLRTAFDLLGGQPRGLEIVCANRIPHGRGLGSSSAAICAGIVAARAVTIGGDHKLDDAALLELATEIEGHPDNVAACLLGGFTLSWMEAGAARAIRMEPADSIVPVVFVPGKPVLTETARGLLPRSVPHVDAAANAGRAALLVEALTRRPELLLPATEDRLHQEYRAPAMPESAALVERLRADGVPAVISGAGPTVLALADEASADKVAHLAGEGWAANRLRLDARGASVLPLAP; the protein is encoded by the coding sequence ATGGCCGGTCCAGCGTTCCGCGCCGCCGCCGTCCGGGTGCGCACCCCCGCCACCAGCGCCAACCTCGGTCCGGGCTTCGACGCCCTCGGCCTGTCGTTGGGGCTCTACGACGACGTCGTCGTCCGGGTGGCCGACTCAGGGCTGCACATCGACATCGCGGGTGAGGGCGGCGCGACCCTGCCCCGGGACGAGAACCACCTGCTCGTCCGCTCCCTGCGCACCGCCTTCGACCTGCTGGGCGGACAGCCCAGGGGCCTGGAGATCGTCTGCGCCAACCGCATCCCGCACGGCCGCGGGCTCGGCTCCTCGTCGGCCGCCATCTGCGCCGGCATCGTCGCCGCCCGCGCCGTGACGATAGGCGGCGACCACAAGCTCGACGACGCCGCGCTGCTGGAGCTGGCCACCGAGATCGAGGGCCACCCCGACAACGTCGCCGCCTGTCTGCTCGGCGGGTTCACGCTCTCCTGGATGGAGGCGGGCGCCGCGCGCGCGATCAGGATGGAGCCCGCCGATTCCATCGTTCCGGTGGTTTTCGTGCCCGGGAAGCCGGTGCTGACGGAGACCGCGCGCGGACTGCTGCCGCGTTCCGTGCCGCACGTCGACGCCGCGGCCAACGCGGGCCGCGCCGCGCTGCTCGTCGAGGCCCTCACCCGCCGCCCCGAGCTGCTGCTGCCCGCCACCGAGGACCGGCTGCACCAGGAGTACCGGGCCCCGGCGATGCCGGAGAGCGCGGCGCTCGTGGAGCGGTTGCGGGCCGACGGCGTGCCGGCCGTCATCTCGGGCGCGGGCCCCACGGTGCTCGCGCTGGCCGACGAGGCGAGCGCCGACAAGGTCGCCCATCTGGCAGGCGAGGGCTGGGCCGCGAACCGGCTGCGGCTCGACGCCCGGGGAGCGAGCGTGCTCCCGCTTGCGCCCTGA